In Littorina saxatilis isolate snail1 linkage group LG8, US_GU_Lsax_2.0, whole genome shotgun sequence, a single genomic region encodes these proteins:
- the LOC138974245 gene encoding uncharacterized protein, producing MVRTKPSTTRGAPKSTKKRTDQVKNQWKAKKSAQSASVLADVAELVPVLGWSASATFSASIPSTENILGTKTRSEFKKESYERFVSGGVDTKSSAATETLVKTQRGVVDFAEVDSMVASLCCPQCKNKCLSLCTDSRPTSGLAVFAQVNCSSCEEPVYEQYLATKFKAKTKVFDMNRQAVYSSLACGLGATTFRNFCENMDLAGLHHKTFHSHTHASQLFTQLEKFRKHVFSDTVAYVREVHARYCGTTLGVDDTLNIIVSYDGTWLTRGHSSHIGVGCVVDLLTGLCVDAHVMCTYCQVWSLRGRSCFRKSQRSMRPGSWTTWTSVR from the coding sequence atggttcgcaccaagccatcaacaaccagAGGAGCCCCAAAATCTACGAAAAAGAGGACAGATCAAGTGAAGAATCAATGGAAGGCGAAGAAATCAGCGCAATCAGCTTCTGTGCTGGCTGACGTGGCAGAATTAGTGCCGGTTTTGGGGTGGTCTGCTAGTGCTACATTTTCCGCGTCGATTCCTTCGACTGAAAACATTCTCGGCACGAAGACAAGAAGTGAGTTCAAAAAAGAATCGTATGAGAGGTTTGTGTCCGGTGGAGTTGACACTAAGTCATCTGCTGCTACTGAAACCCTGGTAAAAACCCAGAGGGGTGTTGTAGACTTTGCCGAAGTAGACAGTATGGTTGCAAGTCTGTGCTGTCCACAGTGTAAAAACAAGTGCTTGTCTCTTTGCACAGACTCCAGACCAACAAGTGGCTTGGCAGTATTTGCCCAGGTGAACTGTTCTTCGTGCGAAGAGCCTGTGTATGAACAGTATCTTGCGACAAAATTTAAGGCCAAGACAAAAGTGTTCGACATGAACAGACAGGCAGTGTATTCCTCACTTGCTTGTGGACTGGGAGCCACCACATTCAGAAATTTCTGTGAAAATATGGATTTAGCTGGACTTCACCACAAGACCTTTCATAGTCATACTCATGCCAGCCAACTATTCACACAACTGGAGAAATTCCGGAAGCATGTGTTCAGTGACACTGTTGCATATGTTCGAGAAGTTCATGCAAGATACTGTGGCACTACTCTTGGTGTCGACGACACCCTGAACATTATTGTGAGCTATGATGGCACCTGGCTTACTCGTGGACACTCTTCGCACATTGGAGTTGGGtgtgttgtggacttacttactGGACTCTGTGTTGATGCCCATGTCATGTGTACCTACTGCCAGGTGTGGAGTCTACGGGGCAGAAGCTGTTTCAGGAAAAGCCAGAGGAGTATGCGGCCTGGCTCGTGGACCACTTGGACAAGTGTGAGGTGA